From a region of the Campylobacter showae genome:
- a CDS encoding chemotaxis protein: MFKFEIVYKFCLICMLILGLCLLAFSGVNFALGEYGEFWMGAHKFAGFLVALAAVLHVINRKKKLIKLANEFIDVVTRRKNPSMCNMDRIIASLEPYTIAEISQRLGFDETEFCRTLRENGVKFNGADQTLRQIAFLNDEKIFFVLVLIVEAKFGKRFCGELKFKGAKFNGGKNAA, translated from the coding sequence ATGTTTAAATTTGAGATCGTTTATAAATTTTGCCTCATTTGCATGCTGATTTTGGGACTTTGTCTGCTCGCGTTTTCGGGGGTAAATTTCGCGCTCGGAGAGTACGGCGAATTTTGGATGGGCGCACATAAATTCGCGGGCTTTTTGGTTGCGCTCGCGGCCGTTTTGCACGTGATAAATCGCAAAAAAAAGCTCATCAAACTCGCAAATGAATTCATAGACGTCGTCACTCGCCGCAAAAACCCGAGCATGTGCAACATGGACCGCATCATCGCATCGCTCGAGCCCTATACGATCGCTGAGATCTCGCAAAGGCTTGGTTTTGACGAGACTGAGTTTTGCCGCACCTTGCGCGAAAACGGCGTCAAATTTAACGGTGCCGATCAAACTTTGCGCCAAATCGCTTTTTTAAACGACGAAAAGATATTTTTCGTGCTAGTTCTTATAGTCGAGGCGAAATTTGGCAAGAGATTTTGCGGCGAACTCAAATTTAAAGGCGCTAAATTTAACGGTGGTAAAAATGCGGCTTAA
- a CDS encoding nitric-oxide reductase large subunit: protein MREYKKYWWALVAVVTIAFGILGYYGVEVYREAPPVVSFADKNGKIIVEQEQIYKGQEAWQSIGGMQVGSVWGHGAYQAPDWTADWLHKELVAFMDIKANQLYGAKFDALSAEQQANIKALTKSEYRTNTLKNGVITISDERIAAAKVVRDEYNGLFGNDPKYQKLRENYAMKNNTLAKEENREQLNDFFFWATWATATNRPNSEATYTNNWPHEPLIDNVPTQENVFWTIISVTILVAGVGLLVWFSNFYGEKDHEKLAPIDADPLSKLNLTPSQKALGKYLFVALALFVFQIMIGGFVAHYTVEGQEFYGINLSEHIPYSLARTWHIQASIFWIATGFLAAGLFLAPIINGGKDPKFQKLGVDLLFYALLFLVVGSFIGEYMAIAGKMETSTSFWLGHQGYEYIELGRVWQLILFVGLVIWMALVLRGFVGGFKADGDKNLLAIFTASAIAVGLFYGAGLFYGQRSPLPVMEYWRWWVVHLWVEGFFEVFATASLAFVFASLGLVGKKFATYSTLASASLFLIGGIPGTFHHLYFAGTTTPIMAVGASFSALEVVPLVLLGAEAFHQYSLQFAQSWAKNLKWPLYCFIAVAFWNMLGAGVFGFLINPPLFLFYIQGLNTTSVHGHAALFGVYGFLALGFVWLVALYLFKGQEFNDKLMKVGFWSLNAGLMLMIVASLLPIGLYQAVAAIDVGMWYARSAEFLQMDHLQNLRWLRMIGDTIFIIGGVCFFIQILKFIAGSCGCKAKA from the coding sequence ATGCGTGAATACAAGAAGTATTGGTGGGCGCTAGTGGCTGTTGTTACTATCGCCTTCGGGATACTCGGCTATTACGGCGTAGAGGTTTATCGCGAAGCGCCGCCGGTAGTGAGTTTTGCCGATAAAAACGGCAAAATAATAGTCGAGCAAGAGCAAATTTATAAAGGCCAAGAGGCCTGGCAAAGCATCGGCGGTATGCAGGTGGGCTCGGTGTGGGGACACGGAGCGTATCAAGCGCCTGACTGGACGGCTGATTGGCTACATAAAGAGCTAGTCGCGTTTATGGATATAAAGGCAAATCAGCTTTACGGAGCCAAATTTGACGCTCTAAGCGCCGAGCAACAAGCAAACATCAAGGCTCTAACAAAGAGCGAATACCGCACGAATACGCTAAAAAACGGCGTTATAACGATCAGCGACGAGAGGATCGCGGCGGCAAAGGTAGTGCGTGATGAGTATAACGGGCTTTTCGGTAACGATCCGAAATACCAGAAGCTACGCGAAAACTACGCGATGAAAAACAACACGCTGGCAAAAGAGGAAAACCGCGAGCAGCTAAACGATTTCTTCTTCTGGGCGACCTGGGCTACGGCGACGAATCGCCCAAATAGCGAAGCTACGTACACGAACAACTGGCCGCACGAGCCGCTAATCGACAACGTCCCGACGCAAGAAAACGTATTTTGGACGATTATTAGCGTTACAATTTTGGTTGCGGGCGTGGGTTTACTAGTTTGGTTTTCAAATTTCTACGGCGAAAAAGATCACGAGAAACTCGCTCCTATCGACGCCGATCCGCTTTCAAAGCTAAATTTAACTCCGTCTCAAAAGGCGCTTGGCAAATACCTTTTCGTAGCACTCGCGCTATTTGTTTTCCAGATCATGATAGGCGGCTTCGTGGCGCACTACACGGTCGAGGGGCAGGAGTTTTACGGTATAAATTTATCCGAGCACATCCCGTACTCTTTGGCGCGCACTTGGCACATCCAGGCGAGCATTTTCTGGATCGCGACGGGCTTTTTGGCGGCCGGGCTTTTCCTAGCGCCTATCATCAACGGCGGCAAGGATCCTAAATTTCAAAAACTAGGCGTGGATTTGCTTTTCTACGCACTGCTTTTCCTAGTCGTGGGTAGCTTTATCGGCGAGTACATGGCGATAGCGGGTAAGATGGAAACGTCTACTAGCTTTTGGCTTGGTCACCAAGGATACGAGTATATCGAGCTTGGCAGGGTTTGGCAGCTTATTTTGTTTGTCGGTCTTGTTATCTGGATGGCGCTCGTGCTTCGCGGATTCGTCGGCGGATTTAAGGCTGATGGGGATAAAAACCTGCTAGCTATCTTTACGGCTTCTGCTATCGCGGTGGGACTTTTCTACGGCGCGGGACTATTTTACGGTCAAAGAAGCCCGCTACCTGTAATGGAATACTGGCGCTGGTGGGTCGTTCACCTTTGGGTCGAGGGCTTTTTCGAGGTGTTTGCGACCGCGTCGCTTGCGTTCGTGTTTGCCTCTTTGGGTCTAGTGGGTAAAAAATTTGCGACTTACTCAACCTTGGCAAGCGCTAGCTTATTTCTTATCGGCGGTATTCCTGGCACCTTCCACCACCTTTATTTTGCGGGAACTACCACTCCGATCATGGCGGTGGGCGCTAGCTTTTCTGCGCTTGAGGTCGTGCCTTTGGTGCTTCTTGGAGCAGAGGCCTTTCATCAGTATTCGCTTCAGTTTGCGCAAAGCTGGGCGAAAAACCTCAAATGGCCGCTTTACTGCTTTATCGCGGTTGCGTTTTGGAATATGCTGGGCGCGGGCGTGTTTGGCTTCCTTATCAACCCGCCGCTATTTTTGTTCTACATCCAGGGTCTAAACACCACTTCGGTGCACGGACACGCGGCGCTGTTTGGCGTTTACGGATTTTTGGCGCTAGGTTTTGTTTGGCTCGTGGCGCTTTACCTTTTCAAAGGGCAAGAGTTTAACGACAAGCTGATGAAAGTAGGCTTTTGGTCGCTAAACGCGGGACTAATGCTGATGATCGTGGCGTCGCTACTTCCGATCGGTCTTTATCAGGCAGTCGCTGCGATAGATGTGGGCATGTGGTACGCTAGAAGCGCGGAGTTCTTGCAGATGGATCACTTGCAAAATTTACGCTGGCTAAGGATGATCGGCGATACGATCTTTATCATCGGCGGCGTTTGCTTCTTTATCCAGATTCTTAAATTTATCGCGGGAAGCTGCGGCTGCAAGGCCAAAGCCTAA
- a CDS encoding DUF1523 family protein, producing MQKFKKYFQISIITFLFALHALAFAAINYAFPHYDEAIITGGEVKRMDKDGFIDAQNPADGPTRDVYFIYTRELNGTKVMPYRNEDTGWGLPLYFKFNSADVQAAAQSLVGEGRAQIKYYGWRIAMFDMFRNAVSVKKLKDSETRANPIFSYIFYALTAVSFAVCTAFVRRKFKDEPSSNL from the coding sequence ATGCAAAAATTTAAAAAATACTTTCAAATTTCCATCATTACCTTTCTGTTTGCTCTGCACGCCTTAGCGTTTGCGGCGATAAACTACGCTTTTCCGCACTACGACGAGGCGATCATCACGGGCGGCGAGGTCAAGCGCATGGACAAAGACGGCTTCATCGACGCGCAAAATCCCGCCGACGGCCCGACGCGCGACGTGTACTTTATCTATACGCGGGAGCTAAACGGCACGAAGGTGATGCCGTATCGAAATGAGGACACGGGCTGGGGCTTGCCGCTTTATTTTAAATTTAACTCCGCCGACGTCCAAGCAGCCGCACAGAGTCTAGTGGGCGAAGGCAGGGCGCAGATCAAATACTACGGCTGGCGCATCGCGATGTTTGATATGTTTAGAAACGCCGTTTCGGTTAAAAAGCTAAAAGATAGCGAAACGCGCGCAAATCCTATTTTTAGCTATATATTTTACGCTTTGACGGCGGTTTCGTTTGCGGTTTGCACCGCTTTTGTTAGAAGGAAATTTAAAGACGAGCCAAGCTCAAATTTATAA
- a CDS encoding EAL domain-containing protein, translated as MKHKIIFHKILFFTIVCIVFFGTVMTYKATKDLVTAYEWKGTIEKVMDANDEANFLLEKSLLEADYDAIMRYTAEFQKALKKLDSSNLISFEKLALNEKTFSELEEAVEKRVELTDKFNSVTIMAKLVYNEIILKFEALDGLYFNELMPQILMFRYDLNTDLAAPKKLLNEYLKNPKLTKNDAGFLSSAQKLIGYYEQAQKLYRDIISLGIYNKLSDLKESSERYIQNVLSNLRGTMALVFVLFALASVFVYISYSRARNNIRLLSRFEQAVDNSFNAITFTDLDRRVKYVNKIFEQNFGYKFEELKDQNINIIKSHQHSNEFYQDMLKTIESDQIWRADELVSKTKSGELIYEQVIFSPLFNESGDKDGYMSIKFDKTKEIAMTKELENKNKELQNEALKDKLTGLGSYFALTQRMEQGSGGMIIYININNFMDFRFFYKTKTVDAIIASFATTLQLCIDTYKIDANIYRVQFDEFCIWYGGDDAERVVRKFIDYFKANNLYITVEGAREFIPNIKITIGVSLPQDTPQTNRLTQAMLAHHEAKQNGETVQFYTENSHIEQQYYHNQIMSRTIENALYNDTVIVECQPIYDVSGETARVKYYEVLVRLIDENGKIRYPGEFLDIAKKISLYNEITKKVVEHVFRLVEKFTNTSFSMNLSSSDITNESIRELIEKKLRVCSRPEHVYFEILESEGVDDYKIVNDFINKIRAYDCKISIDDFGSGYSNYYRILELDIDTIKIDGSIIKKLPYDKNARYLLQTIIDFAGRQGYNVVAEFVSSEEILAEIKKFGIKYAQGFLLGKPTSPSNIEE; from the coding sequence ATGAAACACAAGATAATCTTTCATAAAATTTTATTTTTTACTATCGTTTGTATCGTATTTTTTGGAACCGTGATGACCTATAAGGCCACCAAGGACCTAGTAACCGCTTATGAGTGGAAGGGCACGATAGAAAAGGTGATGGACGCTAACGACGAAGCGAATTTCTTGCTCGAAAAAAGCCTTCTAGAGGCCGACTACGACGCGATCATGCGCTATACGGCGGAGTTTCAAAAGGCTCTAAAAAAGCTTGATTCAAGCAATCTAATATCCTTTGAAAAGCTAGCGTTAAACGAAAAAACTTTTAGCGAGCTAGAGGAAGCGGTTGAAAAAAGAGTCGAGCTAACGGATAAATTTAACTCCGTGACGATAATGGCAAAGCTCGTTTATAACGAAATAATCTTAAAATTCGAGGCTTTAGACGGGCTGTATTTTAACGAGCTAATGCCGCAAATTTTGATGTTTAGATACGACTTAAACACTGATCTAGCGGCACCTAAAAAGCTTTTAAACGAGTATTTAAAGAACCCAAAACTAACTAAAAACGACGCAGGATTTTTATCTAGCGCGCAAAAACTGATCGGCTACTACGAGCAGGCGCAAAAGCTTTACCGCGATATAATTTCGCTCGGAATTTACAATAAACTATCCGACCTCAAAGAAAGTAGCGAGCGCTACATACAAAACGTTCTGTCGAATTTACGCGGCACGATGGCCTTAGTTTTCGTATTGTTTGCGCTTGCGTCGGTATTTGTTTATATTTCGTATTCGAGGGCTAGAAACAACATCAGACTACTAAGCCGCTTTGAACAAGCCGTCGATAATAGCTTTAACGCCATAACCTTTACCGACTTGGATAGAAGGGTAAAATACGTAAATAAAATTTTCGAGCAAAATTTCGGATATAAATTTGAGGAGCTAAAAGATCAAAATATAAACATCATCAAGTCGCATCAACACTCAAATGAATTTTATCAAGATATGCTAAAAACGATAGAATCGGATCAAATTTGGCGAGCCGACGAGCTGGTGAGTAAAACAAAAAGCGGCGAACTCATATACGAGCAGGTTATTTTCTCTCCGCTTTTTAACGAAAGCGGCGACAAAGACGGCTATATGTCGATCAAATTTGATAAAACCAAAGAGATCGCGATGACAAAAGAGCTCGAAAACAAAAACAAAGAGCTGCAAAACGAAGCGCTAAAAGACAAGCTAACGGGACTTGGCAGTTATTTTGCTCTGACGCAAAGGATGGAGCAGGGCTCAGGCGGCATGATCATCTATATAAACATCAACAACTTTATGGATTTTCGGTTTTTTTACAAAACAAAGACCGTGGACGCCATCATCGCTTCATTTGCGACGACGCTTCAGCTTTGTATCGACACTTATAAGATTGATGCGAACATTTATAGAGTGCAGTTTGATGAGTTTTGTATCTGGTACGGCGGTGACGATGCAGAGCGGGTCGTACGTAAATTTATTGATTATTTTAAGGCAAATAATCTCTATATCACGGTTGAGGGGGCACGCGAGTTTATCCCTAATATCAAAATAACCATCGGCGTTAGCCTGCCTCAAGACACTCCGCAAACAAACCGCCTAACTCAAGCCATGCTAGCTCACCACGAAGCTAAGCAAAACGGCGAAACGGTGCAGTTTTACACCGAAAACAGCCACATAGAGCAGCAGTATTACCACAACCAAATCATGTCGCGCACCATCGAAAACGCGCTATATAACGATACCGTGATCGTCGAGTGTCAGCCGATCTACGACGTATCTGGCGAAACGGCGCGGGTCAAATACTACGAAGTGCTCGTGCGCCTCATCGACGAAAACGGCAAGATCCGCTATCCGGGCGAGTTTTTGGACATAGCAAAGAAAATTTCGCTTTATAACGAGATAACCAAAAAAGTCGTCGAGCACGTATTTAGGCTCGTCGAGAAGTTTACGAACACGAGCTTTTCGATGAATCTTTCCAGTAGCGACATCACAAACGAGAGCATAAGAGAGCTCATCGAGAAAAAGCTACGCGTCTGCTCAAGGCCCGAGCACGTGTATTTTGAGATATTAGAGAGCGAAGGCGTGGATGATTATAAGATCGTAAATGACTTCATCAACAAGATCCGCGCCTACGACTGCAAAATTTCGATCGATGATTTCGGTAGCGGCTACTCGAACTACTACCGTATATTGGAGCTTGATATCGACACGATCAAGATCGACGGCTCGATCATCAAAAAGCTGCCGTACGACAAAAATGCTAGGTATCTGCTGCAAACTATCATCGACTTTGCCGGAAGACAAGGCTATAACGTCGTAGCTGAGTTTGTGAGCTCAGAAGAGATCCTCGCCGAAATCAAGAAATTCGGCATAAAATACGCGCAGGGATTCTTGCTAGGCAAACCGACCTCGCCGAGCAATATCGAGGAGTAA
- a CDS encoding cytochrome-c peroxidase, with protein sequence MSADEEISPPTALNSALNFIFFKNGEVKDIAEQVKQSLTGKNQLASEPKFLVQKVNQNSVYRNKFEELYEDGVSFEGIVDALVNFEKALVTPNAKFDKFISGDESVFNEEEKRGFEFFKTIGCINCHSGANIGANLYYELKFDADSNKTGRYKVPSLRNIEKTAPYLYSGELADLKEALKMIAKMRISYDLSDEQTHALYKFLLTLSGEKPEILK encoded by the coding sequence ATCTCCGCCGACGAGGAGATTAGCCCGCCAACTGCGCTAAATTCGGCGCTAAATTTTATCTTTTTTAAAAACGGCGAAGTTAAGGATATAGCCGAGCAGGTAAAACAGAGCTTGACCGGCAAAAATCAGCTTGCTAGCGAGCCGAAATTTCTAGTCCAAAAGGTAAATCAAAACTCCGTTTATAGGAATAAATTTGAAGAGCTTTATGAGGATGGAGTAAGCTTTGAGGGTATCGTCGATGCGCTGGTAAATTTTGAAAAGGCCCTCGTTACGCCAAATGCCAAATTTGATAAATTTATCAGCGGCGACGAGAGCGTTTTTAACGAAGAGGAAAAGCGTGGATTTGAGTTTTTTAAAACAATCGGTTGCATAAACTGCCACAGCGGCGCAAATATAGGCGCAAATCTCTACTACGAGCTAAAATTTGACGCAGACAGCAACAAAACCGGCCGCTACAAAGTACCCAGCCTGCGAAATATCGAAAAAACTGCGCCGTATCTTTATAGCGGCGAGCTAGCCGATCTAAAAGAGGCGCTAAAAATGATCGCTAAAATGCGCATAAGCTACGATTTAAGCGACGAGCAGACGCACGCGCTTTATAAATTCTTGCTGACTTTAAGCGGCGAAAAACCGGAAATTTTAAAATGA
- a CDS encoding cytochrome c peroxidase, which yields MPRAFLQIFSCVLCFFCVQAFAASHVLSPVAQPKFDEQKARLGKELFFDASLSPSGTLSCDKCHNLYWDLSGTSKKT from the coding sequence TTGCCGCGAGCGTTTTTGCAGATATTTTCGTGCGTTTTATGCTTCTTTTGCGTTCAAGCTTTCGCCGCTTCGCACGTTTTATCTCCGGTCGCTCAGCCGAAATTTGACGAACAAAAAGCCAGACTAGGCAAGGAGCTGTTTTTCGATGCCTCGCTAAGCCCCAGCGGAACGCTATCTTGCGATAAATGCCACAACCTTTACTGGGACTTAAGCGGTACGAGTAAAAAAACGTAA
- a CDS encoding class I SAM-dependent methyltransferase codes for MKEMWDKKASSYTRFTGEPSVFQRQLYAKIEEFGVKFDGKCVVDIGCGTGVHTLLLAQICREITGMDISGEMLKVMLEDAAKFNISNLTAVQSDFKNFNPNRVYDVAFSTMSPAIADEEDFSKFINLGEKRVYLWWNKPRYSSVLELFYEGSQRGCFKEKANFFEEYLRRENIIFNSCVLEESREQKRTLEEMTQNALWHLQIANFAHEENTVRSRLESIAQDGFVTEKIVSSMKLLVF; via the coding sequence ATGAAAGAGATGTGGGACAAAAAGGCGTCGAGCTATACGAGATTTACGGGCGAGCCTAGCGTTTTTCAAAGGCAGCTATACGCTAAGATCGAGGAATTTGGCGTCAAATTTGACGGTAAATGCGTTGTAGATATCGGCTGCGGCACGGGCGTGCATACGCTACTTTTAGCGCAAATTTGCCGCGAGATAACCGGCATGGATATCTCGGGCGAAATGCTAAAAGTCATGCTTGAAGACGCGGCGAAATTTAATATTTCAAATTTAACCGCCGTTCAAAGCGATTTTAAAAACTTTAATCCAAACCGCGTTTACGACGTTGCTTTTAGCACGATGAGCCCTGCGATCGCAGACGAGGAGGATTTTAGTAAATTTATAAATTTGGGCGAAAAAAGGGTCTATCTTTGGTGGAACAAACCGCGTTATTCAAGCGTTTTGGAGCTTTTTTACGAAGGCTCGCAGAGAGGGTGCTTTAAAGAAAAGGCTAATTTTTTCGAAGAGTACTTGCGCCGCGAAAATATCATTTTTAACTCCTGCGTGCTCGAGGAGTCTCGCGAACAAAAACGCACGCTTGAGGAGATGACGCAAAACGCGCTTTGGCATTTACAGATAGCAAATTTTGCACACGAGGAAAACACGGTCAGATCGCGGCTAGAGAGTATCGCACAGGACGGCTTCGTGACGGAAAAAATCGTCTCTTCAATGAAGCTTTTAGTTTTTTAA
- a CDS encoding acyl-CoA thioesterase encodes MKIFYYEFIVGEDAIDVNHHANNAHYVIWMQEAANAHSNAVGDLIETNLAQNRTWMVRRHEIDYLGQLFLGDKVRVKTWTQPEKRSCSKRFYEFSKDGAPVASAVTTYVFYNLARGRPIAIPPEIAKLYED; translated from the coding sequence ATGAAAATTTTTTATTACGAATTTATCGTGGGCGAGGATGCCATCGACGTGAACCATCACGCAAATAACGCTCACTACGTCATCTGGATGCAAGAAGCGGCAAACGCGCACTCAAACGCCGTGGGCGATCTCATCGAGACAAATCTCGCGCAAAACCGCACGTGGATGGTGCGCAGACACGAGATAGACTATCTGGGGCAGCTATTTTTGGGCGATAAGGTGCGCGTGAAAACCTGGACGCAGCCCGAAAAAAGAAGCTGCTCGAAGCGTTTTTACGAGTTTAGTAAAGATGGAGCGCCAGTTGCTAGCGCAGTGACGACTTACGTATTTTATAATCTCGCGCGCGGTCGTCCGATCGCGATACCGCCGGAGATCGCAAAGCTTTACGAGGATTAG
- a CDS encoding Fur family transcriptional regulator, with protein sequence MSENLEEKAGFEELLTKNDIKITPLRLEILHILHAAAAPLSYDEILAQIGANKTTFYRCMDLFEAKGIVLKSENNRKNFYELESGAKAYFVCDVCHKMTNIDMPRLKQNHVKSVVVKGVCDDCF encoded by the coding sequence ATGAGCGAAAATTTGGAAGAAAAAGCCGGTTTTGAGGAGCTTTTAACGAAAAATGATATCAAAATCACTCCGCTTAGACTTGAGATTTTACACATTTTACACGCCGCCGCCGCACCGCTTAGCTATGATGAAATTTTAGCCCAAATAGGCGCAAACAAAACCACGTTTTACCGCTGTATGGACCTTTTTGAAGCTAAGGGTATCGTGCTAAAAAGCGAAAATAATCGCAAGAATTTCTACGAGCTTGAAAGCGGAGCAAAGGCGTATTTCGTCTGCGACGTCTGCCACAAGATGACAAATATCGACATGCCGCGCCTAAAACAAAATCACGTAAAAAGCGTCGTGGTTAAGGGCGTTTGCGATGACTGTTTTTAA
- a CDS encoding metal ABC transporter solute-binding protein, Zn/Mn family, with amino-acid sequence MRKIFAFLCLGLVALYAKGQVSVSILPQEYFVKQIAGDAVEVNVMVGKGADPHTYEPKPKQMTALEKSDLYFAIGIEFEDAWLPKFQKSYPNLKIVKTDEGVEKIKFEGHHEHADHDHHHDAKHEHAHHDHKHEHAGHDHHDHEHHHGEFDPHIWLDPVSVKIQAKNIAAALSEKYPENKALFEANLAKFEAKLDELDGFIKSTLANVKNREFIVYHPSWGYFAKRYDLEQIAIEVDGKEPKPAELKELIEEAKEHGVKVIFVAPQFSKKAAQTVAKESGASVVEIDQLPLDWDAELRKTAQIFAKSL; translated from the coding sequence ATGAGAAAAATTTTCGCGTTTTTATGTTTGGGCTTAGTCGCGCTATACGCCAAAGGACAAGTTAGCGTCAGTATTTTGCCGCAGGAGTATTTCGTCAAGCAAATCGCGGGCGACGCGGTCGAGGTAAACGTAATGGTGGGCAAGGGAGCCGATCCGCACACGTACGAACCAAAACCGAAACAAATGACCGCGCTTGAAAAAAGCGACCTTTATTTTGCTATCGGGATCGAATTTGAAGATGCTTGGCTGCCGAAATTTCAAAAATCTTATCCAAATCTCAAAATCGTAAAAACCGATGAGGGCGTGGAAAAGATCAAATTTGAAGGTCACCACGAGCACGCGGACCACGATCATCACCATGACGCTAAGCACGAACACGCTCACCACGATCATAAACACGAGCACGCAGGTCACGATCACCACGATCACGAGCATCACCACGGCGAATTTGACCCGCACATCTGGCTAGATCCCGTTTCCGTAAAAATCCAAGCTAAAAATATCGCCGCCGCACTAAGCGAAAAATATCCTGAGAACAAGGCGCTTTTCGAGGCGAATTTGGCTAAATTTGAAGCTAAGCTCGACGAGCTTGACGGCTTTATCAAAAGCACTCTAGCAAACGTCAAAAACCGCGAATTTATCGTATATCACCCGTCTTGGGGCTACTTTGCTAAACGCTACGATCTAGAGCAAATCGCGATCGAAGTGGATGGCAAAGAACCAAAACCGGCCGAGCTAAAAGAACTCATCGAGGAGGCTAAAGAGCACGGCGTGAAGGTGATTTTCGTCGCTCCGCAGTTTTCTAAAAAAGCCGCGCAAACCGTCGCCAAAGAAAGCGGCGCTAGCGTCGTAGAGATCGATCAACTGCCGCTTGATTGGGACGCCGAGCTACGCAAAACGGCGCAAATTTTCGCAAAGAGCCTATAA
- a CDS encoding nickel/cobalt transporter: protein MKFGRILAVLALLASFFSFAHACALCALYTPTAHADIKFNLQGETIKTVAVTWTFSENFTELTLQSYDENADKALSKNEAWKVQKSLLDYIVPRGYLTSVGYYDGAGETVNLHAKTLSQRVYLDEGRLNFEYILELNLAVKDGRVVTVEVFDHEGFFNFKISSPEPYALTDKIYLVPNVNLSAAFFEMTSKAPKIEPAKPELSSLVKAQNKQNLEQIDAADKAKFDSVSGMSLQFLERLKELIKINSAELNALNFALLAAVSFFYGFLHAAGPGHAKMLTASYFVANGGSYSRALVFAMKVGFAHVAGAFLLVLFSYVFLNAFLTDKVSDIAGAMTKISAVAIVCVSLYMIYAKLKKTALKPKFSFASASVSGEKGANGASKVFGSNLASASNLSAKSVKFSPTVHESECGCAACRASTEMPKTASEWLVVLAGSLVPCPGTLLVFVLAFSLNSYAAGLASGVFMGLGMGAVIFLAAVCGFKLKGAMRFRALRTFCEFAALLVMLGLGVFMFYISGKVSVL, encoded by the coding sequence ATGAAATTTGGACGCATACTCGCCGTTTTAGCGCTTCTTGCGTCCTTTTTTAGCTTTGCGCATGCCTGTGCGCTCTGCGCGCTTTACACTCCGACCGCGCATGCCGACATTAAATTTAACCTGCAAGGCGAGACGATCAAAACGGTCGCCGTAACCTGGACATTTTCTGAAAATTTCACCGAACTCACGCTACAAAGCTACGACGAAAACGCCGACAAAGCGCTTAGTAAAAACGAAGCGTGGAAGGTGCAAAAATCCCTACTCGACTACATCGTGCCGCGCGGCTACCTAACTAGCGTGGGCTACTACGATGGCGCGGGCGAGACCGTAAATTTGCACGCCAAAACGCTCTCGCAGCGGGTTTATCTGGATGAGGGCAGGCTAAATTTCGAGTATATTTTAGAGCTAAATTTGGCGGTCAAGGACGGCCGCGTCGTCACGGTCGAGGTTTTTGACCACGAGGGATTTTTTAACTTTAAAATAAGCTCGCCCGAGCCCTACGCGCTCACCGATAAAATTTATCTCGTGCCAAACGTAAATTTGAGCGCGGCATTTTTTGAAATGACATCAAAAGCGCCTAAAATAGAACCCGCAAAACCCGAGCTAAGCTCGCTAGTTAAGGCGCAAAATAAGCAAAATTTAGAGCAAATCGACGCGGCGGATAAGGCTAAATTTGACTCGGTTTCGGGCATGAGCCTTCAGTTTTTAGAGCGTCTAAAAGAGCTCATCAAGATAAATAGCGCCGAGCTAAACGCGCTAAATTTCGCCCTGCTAGCCGCGGTTAGCTTCTTTTACGGCTTTTTGCATGCCGCGGGTCCGGGTCACGCTAAGATGCTGACGGCCAGCTACTTCGTCGCAAACGGCGGCAGCTACTCGCGCGCTCTAGTTTTTGCGATGAAGGTCGGGTTCGCGCACGTGGCGGGGGCGTTTTTGCTCGTACTTTTTAGCTACGTTTTTTTAAACGCGTTTTTGACGGACAAGGTCAGCGACATAGCGGGCGCGATGACGAAAATCTCGGCCGTAGCGATCGTTTGCGTGAGCCTTTATATGATCTACGCTAAGCTTAAAAAAACGGCGCTAAAGCCTAAATTTAGCTTTGCTAGCGCGTCCGTTTCTGGCGAAAAAGGCGCAAATGGAGCGAGTAAAGTTTTTGGCTCAAATTTAGCCTCCGCGTCAAATTTGAGCGCAAAATCGGTCAAATTTAGCCCTACCGTTCACGAGAGCGAGTGCGGCTGCGCAGCCTGTAGGGCTTCTACCGAGATGCCAAAAACTGCTAGCGAGTGGCTCGTGGTGCTAGCCGGATCGCTAGTGCCGTGTCCAGGTACGCTGCTAGTTTTCGTGCTAGCATTTAGCCTAAACAGCTACGCGGCGGGGCTTGCTAGCGGCGTATTTATGGGGCTTGGCATGGGCGCGGTGATATTTCTGGCGGCCGTTTGCGGCTTTAAGCTAAAGGGCGCGATGAGATTTCGCGCGCTGCGGACTTTCTGCGAGTTTGCCGCGCTTTTGGTTATGCTCGGGCTTGGCGTTTTTATGTTTTATATTTCGGGTAAGGTGAGCGTTTTATGA